The sequence GCCCCCAAGGTAATGACCGGTTCCCCCCCCGGCCGCAGGGCAAACTGAAACCGGTTGCCAAAATCCAACGCCGCCCCCAGGCAGTCAAACCCCGACCCCAGATTCGCCGTCGTCGCCGGTACCCAGACCGTAACCGCTTGCCCCATCTAGCCCTGGCACCGACGTTGCCGCCGCACCCACAAGCTCAACAAAAGGTAAATGCACCCAATATAACCCGTCGCACCCAGCAAGATTGCCATCGGTAACGGAATGACCATCGCCCCCATCCCCAATAATTATGATGCCTGCACTGGCTCCTCACCCACCACCGCTCTGCCACCTGAACCGCACAGTCAACCACTGCCCGATTCCCACCGTAACCCCTCACTGCCCTTCATCAAAATTTACTAAAATTAAACTTCGCAATCCCTGCTTCCCAGGCAAACCCCCAGAAACAGCGATCACGACATCCGAACCCGTTAAACTTGTACCTTAAACTTAACACAAAGCGGGAGAAATCTGAAAAATTTATAACCGTTTTGTAAAGGTAAGCATGGAAAAGATATCTATCAGTACAATAGCAATCTGACCACCGCCCTGCCATGCCGTTTCAGCCAAGGAAAACCCAACCCAAGTACCCCTTAAACCCCAGGATATTCCCTTCCCAGTGGTCTGCCCCGGGTGCAATCCCTTAGAATAGAGATACATAATGTAAAAAAATGTAACTCAACCGCCATGACTCTTGTGACCGCCCCTTTTGCCCCTGTGGAAGCTGACCTCCAGCAGTTGAGTGAACATTTGCGCCAGTTGGTGGGGGGGCGGCATCCCATCCTCTCCGCCGCCGCTGAGTATCTGTTTGGGGCGGGGGGAAAGCATCTGCGCCCAGCCTTGGTGCTGTTGGTGGCGCGGGCCACGGCAGGGGAGGTGACCCTCCGGCATCGGCGCTTGGCGGAAATTACGGAGATGATCCACACGGCTAGTTTGGTGCATGACGATGTGGTGGATGGGGCGGATTTACGCCGGAATGTGCCCACAGTACACAGTTATTTTGGCAACCGGGTGGCGATTTTGGCGGGGGATTTTTTATTCGCCCAGTCCTCCTGGTATTTGGCGAATTTGGATAATTTAACCGTAGTCAAGTTGCTCTCCCGGGTGATTATGGACTTTGCCGAGGGGGAAATTCGCCAGAGTATGACCCATTTTGACCCGGATTTATCCTTTGAAGATTATTTAGAAAAAACGTTTTTGAAAACCGCTTC comes from Synechococcus sp. C9 and encodes:
- the sds gene encoding solanesyl diphosphate synthase yields the protein MTLVTAPFAPVEADLQQLSEHLRQLVGGRHPILSAAAEYLFGAGGKHLRPALVLLVARATAGEVTLRHRRLAEITEMIHTASLVHDDVVDGADLRRNVPTVHSYFGNRVAILAGDFLFAQSSWYLANLDNLTVVKLLSRVIMDFAEGEIRQSMTHFDPDLSFEDYLEKTFLKTASLMAASCKAAAVLSGCPEELCEQMYQYGRYLGLAFQVVDDIFDFTASTAVLGKPAGSDLQEGNLTAPVLFTLEETPALRTLVARKFSEPGDLEQAVALVRMGNGIERSRQMAQEYAQVAATFLTDVPPSPARQSLADLTDYVLSRLH